The Euphorbia lathyris chromosome 4, ddEupLath1.1, whole genome shotgun sequence genomic interval ATGTTAATGTTTGTTTTAGCTCTatcctattttttttatccgGAACGCCACTCTTTATTTGGAACTcgccactttttttttttgaataaaagaaTGCTTTATTAAGAATCATCAGTTACAAGAATAGAATCTAAAAAAGGAGGAGTGCAATGTCACTCTCCACGAACAGATGAAGAACTGACCGCTCTAGCAAGACAATGAGCTGCACAGTTCGCTGCACGTTTAACAAAAGAGATAGACGCGTTGTCTAACTCATGAATCAAATGAATACAATCTCCTATAATAtctgaaaaataagaaatagcCTGAAAACCTTTACTGATTGCCTGAACCACACCTAAACAGTCCGATCTCAATTCAACATTTTGGAACCCGCTACTTGATTGTTGTGATGATAGATGTGCTTCttattaaagttgttcaaagaATGATAGGGAAATCTCTTTCCTTAAGACAGTTTGTGTTCCaacaaattaaaatgataaGAATTTTGATGATTGCACATTATTAGATAAGAACTTTTATGAAATACATTGAGAATGTCCCTTCAATTCAGAACAAATCAGACCTCAAAGTTTATACACAATTCATTTAAGATCTAACTATGTTTTCTCAAATGAACCTTTTCTTACTTTTGATAAATCATGCTTAAGTCTTGTTTTCAAAGAGTGTTAGCTTAACTTGAATGTCTAGACTTATGAACCAAGTCCAAGAGCAACATCATTCGAGTTAATTTTAGAGAATTAGATTTCACCAGCATGGAGGCTTGATTATATACTGACAATAAAAGAatctaaagaaaaaaaatgcaaaaatcgTGAGATAGTTTTCActtattactattatttttattaaatttaataaaggaAAGAGACTTAGATTTGATTCCAAATACTTATAAAGGAGTGAGCAGAAAGCTAACTGTTAGTCCTATAGCAAGTGATTATGGACCTTCAAACATTACACACAAAAATAATCTAATTATAGAATGATCACTCATCATTTTAGTTAAATCAATACACATATGGATCGACAACAAGATACGTACATGAAAGCTCTCAGTTAAGTCTATTGCCACTGATTATGGACCTTGCAACATCACACAAACAAAAACAACCACATTCGGTAACAAATTATtaatatatgtaaaaaaaaatggaagaagCAACTCATGAAATCTAGGAAATACCAATATCTGAAAACATATCTTGAGCCTCACTCTGCCTTATTAACTGATACTTTAATCTCTTCCCTCTCTACAAACAATCCAGATTCTCACATCATAATTGtgtttatatatgatataaatacaaTTTCTTGCTTGCAATCAACATAATTCAGCATAGAATGATAAAAGCGCCTCAGACAGAAGTAGAATCAAGTATTATAAAATCAAGAGTTATATTAATCTGAAACTATGAACCACTAGTTTGAGTGCTTTCTAACTCACTAAATCCCTAAACTGAACTTGGTTTTTTtatcaacagaaaaataattgccATGGACGGAGCTACGCCAAACACTTTGCTAGCAGTATCATGCATTCTTCATTTTGACTTTTTGCCTTGTTTCCTCTTGATAACTTCATCTATACACATTATACCCTTACCTTTGTAAACTTCTGGAGGCTTGCAACCACGTACAGAAGCAGCAAACTGATGCACCCTTTGCTTGTCAATTCCCGTGCAACAAACTACATTGTTTTGCCCACAGTAAACATATGATGAGCCCAAACGAGAAATCCAAGAACACCTATACTGATCATGGCATAAACCGAAAAATACAAACAAATGTGACTTATGATACCAGAAACTTCAGGGTGCTTCTCTCTTCTACTAATACAAGCAGATGAATAGAAAAAAGGTGGACTATATCATCAACTTATTCCATTTGTCTAGGAAAGCTAGCCATGCTTTATGGTGAATACTGTCAGGTTTAAATGCTTTAAGATCGTAAAGACTGTAATATTCTTCAATAAGGAAGAATCGTCGTgatttatgacttcggaaagtACTTGATTTAAAGTAATCTAGCATCACGATAACATCTTTTCGACTTTGTACAGACCATTGATAGCAACCATTTTTACTACTATCAAAGTAGACATTTCCTCCAAATACTACCTTATAAGACTCTACATCTTGTAGAAGTTTATTAGTTACTTGAATACTTAGCTGAGGTAGTCGATCCTTCATAGTGATGACAATGGTACCATCAGCATCAAAGAATCCTGCAAACCAATTTGACTGAGCATCTAGTGTAATAGGTAGAATTACAGGGATATCCAGTACTTGACAGACATTATGTAGTTGAAGTAGTCGTGCTGAATTTCGAATATGACCATTAATACAATTCATTAGTTTAATCATACCAAGTTGATTATGTAGTCGATAACGATAAACTTTAGCACCTGCTCGCATTTTAATACTTCCACAAAGCATATGTTGGATATATCGTAGTAGTCGTAGATCTTCAAGTCCCATAGTAATTTCAAGAGAAGTATATCCTTGTTTATTAACTTGAATACTTCCATCACCATCGATAATTCCAGCTAGCCACTCACAGAAGGATTTAGGATAAGTTGTTGCACATGTAGTCTCTGAGGTTCCTACTAGACTGCTTTTATGTCGTTGGTTACCTGCTGATTGTGTCTTAGATACTCCATTTTTACTAAATCGGGGTTTTACTAGAAAATCACTTGTGAACATAGTAGGAGTACCAGCGCAATGCGTTTTCAGATGACTGTATCCCAATTTCAGATATAAAAGACGCCCTTCTGCTTCAGCTCTTGCTTTGTATCCAACACCAACAATCTTAAGAAACCGGAAAATTTTGGCTTCCATTATTGTCAAATAATTCGGAACCTGCACGATCCCGAGTATAAACAATtacttatataaaaaaaaatacagggAAAATAATACAAGTAGAtaaatgaacaagaagaaatacAGGTGCTAATTAGCTTTCTAGAGCAAGGTACTAAGGTGTTAGTCTACTCCATTAGTACTTTTGATGTAATGATGATGGTTTGGAAGTTGGAAATCGTCTTCCAACCACGGGAAAGAACATACAAACTAGATAATTGCAAAGAAGCTAAAATTCGTTTTTCATTCCAAATGCAGTTGTCAGATAGGTGGGCAGGGTCATAATTATAATAGAAACCAAACTAGCAGCTGAATAAGAATGTCTTGAAGCGAATATTAACGAAACATTGCAAGAGGTTTATTGTAAACAAGAGCTAGTACCAAATTCCAACTAAAAACTTTAAAACCTTAAGCATGACTGCTTGAGAGAAGAAAACACAACGTTTAAACCTATAAAGCAAAGAAGTTCAATAAATAGCCAAGAACACAAACCAAGGAAGGTAATTTAGATATCAACCAGTCACTACTCGTTAGTTCACTGTTCACTAGGTCATCAGCTCAATTGTTGGATGAATTGTTGATATTATACTAAAAAGTGTACCAGAAAGTTGTAAAAATCACTCAATCAACTACTCTTCAAAACCTAACCTAACGAGGATATCAGACAGATTTTCCCCTCTAATCCCTCAGATTAAAAAACCTGAACCGAACCGGCCTAATTTTTATATGCAACTAACAATTGAAATATAAGATTCAAGCAAACAGCTAGATAACTATAAGCAAGCAATTGTTAATAACAAATCCATCATAAGCATTAAGAAGAAAATTTTCTAGACCACAACAATTCCCACTCGCAAGACAAAAAAGTTTCGCCATTGAGGAATGGTAAAAACAACCAACTTTTCCCATTATAATAACTGAACCAACTGACTCGATACTCATAGCTTTCCAGATTTATACAAAATTAAGTTAACAAATCTGAGAGATAAAACTTATTTATGCCGCAGGATCTTCGAATAGGACGCCATCGCTGGAGGCAGGAGCTTCAATAATGTTATTCATGAATCATGCATGTATAGCCCAAAAAACGAAatgaaatttataaaattactttCTTAATTGttctttggaaaaaaaaatattaagaaaaaaataatcaatttgTTGAAATGGATGATGATCAAGGGAAAGATGTGGAAAGACCACATTAAACTCTGTAGCAAACAAGTAGCTCTAATCATCAACATATCCCACCATTACGTCAAACGGATTCTAGGTCTATACTCATagaaaacaaaatcaaatttccTACATTTTCCTAACTGCAAAACAGAAAGAAAAACTGCACCAAACGGAGAGAAATAAGCTAATTATCTTAAATCAGCAAAGGGGAAACAGAAATTAAACGTGACTCACAGCGTCGGCGAACCGCGAACCGCGAACCGAAGCAAATATGAGGGTTAGGATGTCGGCGAGGAAGAAAACTCAAAGCAACAGAGAAGGATGAAGGGTTACAGCGCCGGCAAGCGATGAGGGCGGCGGAAATGAAAAAGAGGAATGGGAGGGGAGAAATGAATGCATAAACGGGGTGTTTGGTAGCAGGGACATGTCGGCTGTTTGTTTGGGAGTAATAGATAAGAGTCTTATCCCTCCTCAACCCTACAGGGGACGGGACCAATATGGTCTCTGTGGCGGGGCGGGCGGAGCCGAGAAATGGTATCCTCGTCCTGCGAGGATCTCCGTACCCGTAGAGTCCCGATGGGTAATCTCCGATTAATCTCcgtttatatataaatgaaatgaaaaatatttctttAAATGTAGATATAGAGAATTGAACCTCTAACCAAATGAAACATCATTAATCACCTTAAGGTTCGTTGAGTAAAATTGGCTTTTGTGTTCATGCTCAACTGCATTTTTGTAAATCGACTTGTAGTTTAATCTTGATAAAGAACGAAGAACCCATGTTTTTGTAGTGAAGATCCAGTATTTGTATGGATGTTCCTAATTGATTGATGTTAATTATCtgttaattaaagttttgtgttGTGTGAATTGGTGATGTTTGGATTAAATGTTTCAAAGTAAAACATAACATCCCTGATAGTCAGGAACCTAGGAATAAAGGGAAAGTAGTGGTTATGAATAGGTTTGAATTAAGGTTATTTATGAATGCTTTGATTACAGTAATGAAAATAGGGAATGTTTTTGTTACAAAAGAAGAGAGGATCGAACAATAGAGAGGAAGAAAGAGTCCTTTCGTTTTCCTTTTTTGCTTTCTCGATTCTCAAGCATAAGAAGAAGATAAGATCACTCAAGTACAACAGCTTCCAAGACATATAGTCACAACACGCCAATCCCTTCAACTGTCCAATGGTCTTTTAGTCTTTGTGCTAAGGCTGGGGGCAGTTTCGTCTTTTCGTCACAATGGTAGATTCTAGAAGAGCTTCACCTGCTTACAATAGGATCAGCCACACTCAAATCCTCCACAAGAACATCACCACCATTCATCACAAGGATTGTGATTAATGGCTATGATTAGAACACTTgtctttcctttctttgcctACTAAGTTTGCTTGATTAGCACACCTAGCATTTgaatataaatgtaatagttagttaCTATTTTTCCTTAATAAGAAATACAAGAATTTGATTTCTTCCCTTATTCAAattaatatggtatcagagaaaATATCCTTCTAAAGGTTCCTCATTTGAATCACAATGACTGCTCCTTTAATCACCTCTAGCAGTCCTTATCATTTACCTCAAAATGAAACAACTGCCCTATCCCTGGCATCCTAAGTCCTCACCGGACCAAATTACCACCAATGGTCGTGAGCCGTTAAGGTCGCGCTGATGTCCAAAAACAAGTTCTCCTTTGTCGATGGCACCATTAAAGCCCCTGCACTCGATGATGCAATGTACAACCAATGGGAGAGGTACAACAATATGGTCATGTCATGGATATACCATGCGTTGTCACTATCTATCGCTCGGAGCATCATGTGGCTCGACAAGGCGGACCAAGTCTGGGCAGACCCGAAAGAATGTTTTGCATAAGCGGACTCACTCAAAATACTAGAGCTACGCAGGGAGATACATAACCTTAAGCAAGGAAATGGCAATGTTTCAGAATATTATACCTGCCTAAAAATCCTTTATGACGAGTTGATGAACCTCAGGCCGATGCCCAAATGCACCTATAGACAGACATGCAGTTGTGACGCTTTCAAGATCCTCCGAGATCAACAAGACGCAGACCAAGTTATAACCTTTCTCTAGGGTTTGAACGATTCTTATTCAACCATTTGCTCGCAAATCCTCTTGATTGAGCCATTGCCCTCTCTGAACAAGGCTTTCGCGCTGGCAATCCAACATGAACGGCAAATAGGTCTCGCACCTGCCAAAAACAGCGAAGGAGATGAAAGCAACATATTCGCAAGGtttataaacattaaaaacaagGGATACAAACAAGGGAACTCAAGGTATAACAACAGAAAAACAAATAGCAAAAGCTCATCCTTGTGTACATATTGTGGTAATATAGGTCACACGGAGGAAATATGCTTCAAAAAACATGGGTACCCGCCGAACTACGAAAATaaaaacagaagcagtcctTTCAAAACCAACCAACCCAAAGCAAATATCGTAGTGAATCAGAACAGGGACAACGGAGATTCAGGAGAGGAGGATAACAGACAGCCAAACACATAACCTTTTTCCCTCACCAAAGAGCAATATCACACACTAGTTGCCCTATTGCCACAGAAGCCTTCAGGGAAGGCTCTAGCTCGGGAAGTAGTGTTAACACCTTCGTCAAAGGAGAAGGTTCTCGTAAAGCTTCAAATCCTAACTCTATCTCATCATTTTGGATAATAAACACAGGGGCCACTGACCACATCATTTGTGATGTTAGGCTATACAGTTCGTATGCCAACATAGAAAAGTGTTGGGTAAATCTACCAAACGGGGAAGGGTCAAAGCCCAACACATAGGCACAGTGATTCTTAGCACACAGTTTATACTTCATAATGTCCTATGTATACCtactttttattacaatttaATCTCAACCAGCAAACTATTGAACACAGGAAAGTTACGCATAGTAATAACCGGTCAAATGTGTGAAATACAGGACACAACAAGTTGGAAGAAAATTGGCTTGGCTAGAGAACATGAAGGCCTATATTACCTGGAATACCCACTGCCGAATAGTTTTCATTCTGTTTTTTCAATCAAAGCCGATGTGTGGCACTTATGTTTTGGCCATCCCTCTTATGAGCGATTAAAAGGCCTTAACCTATCATGTAATGATTTCAATTGCTTCAAGGCAATACCATGTGATATTTTTCAAAGAGCCAAACAGAGAAAACAACCCTTTTCTTTAAGTCACAGTATAGCAAAAGAATGCTTCGACATAATTCATGCAGACATATGGGGACCAGTAAAAGAATCTCattgttgttgaaacacctttccacatgattttgatttgacaaaaattAAGTAACCCATAATAGAATAtctcaacacattaaatttaaatgctttgatttatttgtactaatatgtctgttcaatgttgagtaaattgATTTTAAGAGTAAGGACCAGAAGTCAACAAGGGTAAAATTCAAGACTAAGTCAACAGATGAAAGTCACACAGCCAAAGTTGAGTAAAATACTGATAACttatggaaaaatccttgatcggagcacttccctgtgaggcgccgttgggatcggccggggacactccgatgccaaagtcattaatatttctgagaataaactgtaagcacaaaagtaaagaatcagtaagtgtacctttgatcctaggaagctggggtatttatataggtttttgtaaccttcagcattaatggggaagcaggtgaagagtcgtgtcattactcgtctttaattgctatcaattctccattaatcctagtatttagcattgaaaccctcagagttaaggtattcgaacagtcaagtctttattcccctttaatggctattaattgccatttaattgtatttattcccattcatggatggtaataaaggcgtcttttcgtattctttgatccgtcaaggcgtatgtacgttctccttgagagctatggcgggtctccgctactcgctctcatcgggcgtatctcgccatggtccatgtGGCGTGgtataatgctagagactccttccttttcctcgttatttgcatattcgcccctgcattaattatcattaatttcatattaatcatgcataaatatctcttttagaaggaataatggtttgccattatttctattaattttcccttattccttatttaagaataatttgggttgttatcagaagcccccctaaaggtataaaaagctctttagggctgtttaaatggtgtttcatttttctatcttggaggaaagtggacccgccctagatgggggatatgatacgctttttaggggattttgcttcttcgtggataggtggccaaccgtatccattgttagcctctaggggcttcttgagagttatatttcctttagaaaggaataacctgccctttatgggaccatttgttcctaccgcataggattatgattcgccttagggactttttttcttcagttctgccatattgaggagaatgacccgaccttagggatcagtaagaatgatcagccatttagggacttttgtgcattttgtggaggtttttggcactctaggcacttgcctttttagcctttgctcattttccaaagtgtttttactttgcatttgtgaaggcgagacttcgttatttctatgatgaagacgtgaattcattactttgatgaagatgaggcttcattgtttggagatgaagacgaggcttcattacttggatgaagacgaggcttcattatttggagatgaagacgaggcttcattacttggatgaagacgaggcttcattacttggatgaagacgaggcttcattatttggagatgaagacgaggcttcattacttggatgaagacgaggcttcattgttggatgaacccttttctttccagaactatttttactaatgcattatatcttttagcaagtaactttttagaatctggtttaggatttctccgattgtttagggtaggtggccagccgtaccccaatgtgtgaacctttgtgaaggttagaagcttttattcctggtgaggaagttaagctgccttaggtgatcgattttgcttcctatctttgaggtgaatcgatccgccgccaggtcttgagactcttctttgggaagagtatttgagagtgtaaagttctcacgtctgagaaatgttttaactctgtcacTGACGATGATCaatcgtttcctatctttgaggtagatcgatccgccgctg includes:
- the LOC136226957 gene encoding intron-encoded DNA endonuclease aI4-like isoform X3; this encodes MEAKIFRFLKIVGVGYKARAEAEGRLLYLKLGYSHLKTHCAGTPTMFTSDFLVKPRFSKNGVSKTQSAGNQRHKSSLVGTSETTCATTYPKSFCEWLAGIIDGDGSIQVNKQGYTSLEITMGLEDLRLLRYIQHMLCGSIKMRAGAKVYRYRLHNQLGFFDADGTIVITMKDRLPQLSIQVTNKLLQDVESYKVVFGGNVYFDSSKNGCYQWSVQSRKDVIVMLDYFKSSTFRSHKSRRFFLIEEYYSLYDLKAFKPDSIHHKAWLAFLDKWNKLMI
- the LOC136226957 gene encoding intron-encoded DNA endonuclease aI4-like isoform X2; the protein is MEAKIFRFLKIVGVGYKARAEAEGRLLYLKLGYSHLKTHCAGNQRHKSSLVGTSETTCATTYPKSFCEWLAGIIDGDGSIQVNKQGYTSLEITMGLEDLRLLRYIQHMLCGSIKMRAGAKVYRYRLHNQLGMIKLMNCINGHIRNSARLLQLHNVCQVLDIPVILPITLDAQSNWFAGFFDADGTIVITMKDRLPQLSIQVTNKLLQDVESYKVVFGGNVYFDSSKNGCYQWSVQSRKDVIVMLDYFKSSTFRSHKSRRFFLIEEYYSLYDLKAFKPDSIHHKAWLAFLDKWNKLMI
- the LOC136226957 gene encoding intron-encoded DNA endonuclease aI4-like isoform X1; translation: MEAKIFRFLKIVGVGYKARAEAEGRLLYLKLGYSHLKTHCAGTPTMFTSDFLVKPRFSKNGVSKTQSAGNQRHKSSLVGTSETTCATTYPKSFCEWLAGIIDGDGSIQVNKQGYTSLEITMGLEDLRLLRYIQHMLCGSIKMRAGAKVYRYRLHNQLGMIKLMNCINGHIRNSARLLQLHNVCQVLDIPVILPITLDAQSNWFAGFFDADGTIVITMKDRLPQLSIQVTNKLLQDVESYKVVFGGNVYFDSSKNGCYQWSVQSRKDVIVMLDYFKSSTFRSHKSRRFFLIEEYYSLYDLKAFKPDSIHHKAWLAFLDKWNKLMI